One window of Chrysiogenia bacterium genomic DNA carries:
- a CDS encoding folate-binding protein YgfZ, protein MTLREQLEADGATIIERAGVPVAIDFGESAAEVRAAREGAALFDLSHRRLLEVSDEDRERFLSGMVTQEIKNLAPGQGVYTLICNVMGKVLADCRVWVEAEHYLVESDPEVAPKVFETLDHYIIADYVELEDCSERYSILHLTGAKAAEVTGSLGIALPVKQSTLEEVDIDGQRVRVAQVERLGQSGIDLWCSREGAFKVWGALKDAGAHPAGESAWNLLLLENGLPRYGTDFTDANLPQEAGLFKAFSTTKGCYIGQEVICKIQSYAHVSKHLVGLEIEGDIPPAGASLQVGGKEAGTLTQAAASPTLGTAIGLGYVRHALFEGENPPAEVEITWEGGAAKARTHVGAFVEG, encoded by the coding sequence GTGACACTACGCGAACAACTCGAAGCCGACGGCGCAACCATCATCGAGCGCGCGGGCGTGCCCGTCGCAATCGACTTTGGCGAGAGCGCGGCCGAGGTGCGCGCCGCCCGCGAGGGCGCCGCGCTCTTCGATCTCTCCCATCGCCGCCTGCTGGAGGTAAGCGACGAGGATCGCGAGCGCTTCCTCTCGGGCATGGTCACCCAGGAAATCAAGAACCTCGCCCCCGGGCAGGGCGTCTACACGCTCATCTGCAATGTGATGGGCAAGGTGCTCGCCGACTGCCGCGTGTGGGTTGAAGCCGAACACTACCTCGTCGAGTCCGATCCCGAGGTGGCGCCAAAGGTCTTCGAGACCCTCGATCACTACATCATCGCCGACTACGTCGAGCTCGAAGACTGCTCGGAGCGCTACAGCATCCTGCACCTGACCGGAGCCAAAGCGGCCGAGGTAACCGGCTCGCTGGGCATCGCGCTTCCGGTCAAGCAGAGCACACTCGAAGAAGTGGATATTGACGGCCAGCGCGTGCGCGTTGCCCAGGTCGAGCGGCTCGGCCAGAGCGGCATCGACCTGTGGTGCTCTCGCGAGGGTGCATTCAAAGTCTGGGGCGCGCTCAAGGACGCGGGCGCCCATCCCGCCGGCGAGAGCGCGTGGAACCTGCTGCTTCTCGAAAACGGCCTGCCCCGCTACGGCACCGACTTCACCGACGCCAACCTCCCCCAGGAGGCCGGGCTCTTCAAGGCCTTCTCCACGACCAAGGGCTGCTACATCGGGCAGGAAGTCATCTGCAAGATCCAGAGCTACGCCCACGTGAGCAAGCACCTGGTGGGGCTCGAAATTGAAGGCGACATCCCGCCCGCGGGCGCCAGCCTCCAGGTCGGCGGCAAGGAGGCCGGCACGCTCACCCAGGCGGCGGCCTCCCCCACGCTGGGAACCGCCATCGGGCTGGGCTATGTGAGGCACGCCCTCTTTGAGGGCGAGAATCCCCCCGCCGAAGTGGAAATCACCTGGGAGGGCGGCGCCGCCAAGGCCAGGACGCACGTGGGGGCCTTTGTGGAGGGGTAG
- the mnmE gene encoding tRNA uridine-5-carboxymethylaminomethyl(34) synthesis GTPase MnmE, which translates to MHESQSTIVAIATAPGMGGIGVVRLSGPEAAGILATLFVPNAKVESLESHRLYPGRVIDPDSGDSVDEVMAALMRGPHSYTGEDVAEIQAHGSPLILSRIVALAMSAGARQARPGEFTERAYLNGRIDLAQAEAVADLIAARTDRARRQALEVLRGTLSEKIGELGQSLRRALAHVEVEIDFVEEDAGAPGLEAAAAEIERVRAALEELMIGYRTGRLLREGARVALVGAPNAGKSSLFNALLSEDRAIVHGEPGTTRDRLEEWCEIEGFPVRLVDTAGLREAGGVEGVGVALSRKAIEEADLLLLLVDASMPLCEESRALIAARDPRLIVVSNKMDLHGAAPVDGSDAAISVATGEGLAELRALLASRLGREDEGERVLLTRERHRASVGAAADHLTRAAALLREQQAPELASIELRAALEDLAEIAGETTSDEILGLIFGEFCIGK; encoded by the coding sequence ATGCACGAGTCACAGAGCACCATTGTCGCCATCGCCACCGCCCCGGGCATGGGCGGCATCGGCGTGGTGCGGCTTTCGGGCCCGGAGGCGGCGGGCATTCTCGCCACGCTTTTCGTTCCCAACGCGAAGGTCGAGTCGCTTGAGAGCCACCGGCTCTACCCGGGCCGCGTGATCGACCCGGACTCGGGTGATTCAGTCGATGAAGTGATGGCTGCGCTCATGCGCGGGCCGCATTCCTACACGGGTGAGGACGTGGCCGAGATTCAGGCCCACGGCTCGCCCCTCATTCTCTCGCGCATTGTTGCCCTGGCCATGAGCGCCGGCGCCCGGCAGGCGCGTCCGGGTGAGTTCACCGAGCGCGCGTACTTGAATGGCCGTATCGATCTGGCACAGGCCGAGGCCGTTGCCGACCTCATCGCCGCGCGCACCGATCGCGCGCGGCGGCAGGCGCTCGAAGTGCTACGCGGGACGCTCTCGGAAAAGATCGGGGAGCTGGGGCAATCCCTTCGCCGCGCGCTGGCCCACGTCGAAGTGGAAATCGACTTCGTTGAAGAGGACGCCGGCGCGCCGGGGCTCGAGGCCGCCGCCGCGGAGATTGAGCGCGTACGCGCGGCGCTCGAAGAGCTGATGATCGGCTACCGAACGGGCAGGTTGCTGCGCGAGGGGGCGCGGGTCGCGCTTGTTGGTGCGCCCAACGCGGGCAAGTCGAGCCTGTTCAACGCGCTGCTTTCCGAGGACCGCGCCATCGTCCACGGCGAGCCGGGCACGACGCGCGACAGGCTCGAAGAGTGGTGCGAGATCGAGGGCTTCCCCGTGCGCCTGGTTGACACGGCGGGTCTTCGCGAGGCCGGCGGCGTCGAGGGGGTGGGCGTGGCGCTCTCACGCAAGGCCATTGAAGAGGCCGATCTGCTCCTCCTGCTCGTCGATGCCAGCATGCCCCTCTGCGAGGAATCGCGCGCGCTCATCGCGGCGCGCGACCCCAGGCTCATCGTGGTGAGCAACAAGATGGACCTGCACGGCGCCGCGCCGGTGGATGGCTCGGACGCGGCGATCTCCGTGGCCACCGGCGAGGGCCTCGCCGAGCTGCGCGCGCTGCTGGCCAGCCGCCTGGGCCGCGAAGACGAGGGCGAGCGCGTCCTGCTTACCCGCGAGCGCCACCGCGCCTCGGTGGGCGCCGCGGCCGATCACCTCACCCGCGCCGCCGCGCTGCTGCGCGAGCAGCAGGCCCCCGAGCTCGCCAGCATCGAACTGCGCGCCGCGCTCGAAGACCTCGCCGAAATCGCCGGTGAGACCACCAGCGACGAGATCCTCGGGCTCATCTTCGGGGAATTCTGTATCGGGAAATGA
- a CDS encoding DUF507 family protein: MRLYRSRIPVIASKIVSSLISDGDIDVERTAVDDVELDIRAIVGEYLRQESELLEETRELMEARGLGYSEFAKTKRELAEEKKFPTGDDGLFWMAGQIIESFMISDHVEEVYVADNILRRKIVNIFRDNMVNEADLDKEVRTKMRNLKEGTPEWQIEYNRVLRQVRQRRGLI; encoded by the coding sequence ATGCGACTCTATCGATCCCGAATTCCCGTTATCGCCAGCAAGATCGTCTCCAGCCTGATCTCCGACGGTGACATCGATGTCGAACGCACCGCCGTTGACGACGTGGAGCTCGACATCCGCGCCATCGTGGGGGAGTATCTGCGCCAGGAATCGGAGCTTCTCGAAGAGACCCGTGAGCTGATGGAGGCGCGCGGCCTGGGCTACAGCGAGTTCGCCAAGACCAAGCGCGAGCTGGCCGAAGAAAAGAAGTTCCCCACCGGTGACGATGGCCTGTTCTGGATGGCCGGTCAGATCATCGAGAGTTTCATGATTTCCGATCACGTTGAAGAGGTCTACGTCGCCGACAACATCCTGCGGCGCAAGATCGTCAACATCTTCCGCGACAACATGGTGAACGAAGCCGACCTGGACAAGGAAGTGCGTACCAAGATGCGCAACCTCAAGGAAGGCACGCCCGAGTGGCAGATCGAATACAACCGCGTGCTCCGTCAGGTTCGCCAGCGCCGCGGCCTCATCTAG
- a CDS encoding HD domain-containing protein, with protein MKRRNIEELREQDLADGTYLIARKSLATTKHGKPYLKVKLQDRTGELEARVWDNADAISAQFNEGEVARVRGTVESFAGTLQAKLDDIRAVPAEDVDPSAFLPVTRHSVEEMWDRLQAVIEDMRDPWVKKVLRKIFDDEDLQARFKRAPAAMGIHHPWIGGLLEHVLSLVYLAKRVCPHYPHIDEDQVVFGAIMHDLGKIYELSYETSFNYTDEGRLVGHLVTGAILTDRAVRELEGFPRELELRLKHILLAHHGTYEFGSPKIPQTLEAELLHRLDDMDSKITTMTQYLEKGSSDGSNWTEYARSMGRSFFIGEKGPIQWADHVVELPAEGGAAQATPPPKADKQTKPAPVSEKSASKNKAAGTPAGGDDTLDLFGRRRGSN; from the coding sequence ATGAAACGAAGAAACATCGAAGAGCTGCGCGAGCAAGACCTCGCTGACGGCACCTATTTGATCGCACGAAAATCCCTGGCCACCACCAAGCACGGAAAGCCCTACCTGAAGGTCAAACTCCAGGACCGCACGGGCGAACTTGAAGCACGGGTCTGGGACAATGCCGACGCGATCAGCGCCCAGTTCAACGAGGGCGAAGTCGCGCGCGTGCGCGGCACGGTGGAGTCTTTTGCCGGCACGCTGCAGGCCAAGCTCGACGACATCCGCGCCGTCCCGGCCGAGGACGTCGACCCCAGCGCCTTCCTACCCGTCACCCGCCACAGCGTCGAGGAAATGTGGGACCGCCTGCAAGCGGTGATCGAGGACATGCGCGACCCGTGGGTCAAGAAAGTCCTGCGCAAGATCTTTGACGATGAAGACCTGCAGGCGCGCTTCAAGCGCGCGCCCGCCGCCATGGGCATTCACCACCCGTGGATCGGCGGGCTTCTCGAACACGTGCTGAGCCTGGTCTACCTGGCCAAGCGCGTGTGCCCCCACTACCCGCACATCGATGAAGACCAGGTGGTTTTCGGCGCAATCATGCACGACCTCGGCAAGATCTATGAGCTGAGCTACGAGACGAGCTTCAACTACACCGACGAGGGGCGCCTGGTGGGCCACCTGGTTACCGGCGCGATTCTTACCGACCGCGCTGTGCGCGAGCTCGAGGGATTCCCGCGCGAGCTGGAGCTGCGGCTCAAGCACATCCTGCTGGCTCACCACGGCACCTACGAGTTCGGCTCCCCCAAGATTCCCCAGACCCTCGAGGCCGAGCTCCTGCACCGGCTCGACGACATGGATTCCAAGATTACGACCATGACCCAGTATCTGGAGAAGGGCTCCAGCGACGGGAGCAACTGGACCGAGTATGCGCGCTCCATGGGCCGCTCCTTCTTCATCGGCGAGAAAGGCCCGATCCAATGGGCCGATCACGTGGTGGAGCTTCCCGCCGAGGGCGGCGCCGCGCAGGCAACGCCGCCTCCCAAGGCGGACAAGCAAACCAAACCGGCACCTGTCAGCGAAAAGAGCGCAAGCAAGAACAAGGCTGCCGGCACGCCGGCAGGGGGCGACGACACCCTCGACCTGTTCGGCCGCCGGCGCGGATCGAACTAG
- a CDS encoding MMPL family transporter produces the protein MTRSNEDNSSWRLRLRELLVRWVGWSHDHYAIVIAVVFALTALSSYYTYLLFQDVRTDFATLLPDSDRSKQDFETLKQRYGGATEMQLVVGGEDFEKNKAFVERFVAELEKHKDELSIREIKYRRTADDRFFDEHKFLYVDLADLKEVDKRLKRRITWEKCNKSPFCVSIDDKPEFTTEDIEEKYRRRYKGSAHNVQFEVMVPLGVMVEMGERNEEIMAWERCEESPWCFHFSEKPAPVDEIFESYNATIDMSQPRNRDDYITNRAGTFLGISVEVAVSGGSLSFTDRFESRVQEIFDSLEPGQMELYQWGGLYSRRFQYRLIIEEAVQTAGLTIFLVCLVIFLYFRRFRPVVFMGISVLVAISWTFAITYFHIGYLNQQTAFLGSIIIGNGINFSLIFMARYLEERRSGKDPRESLLVATENTAGATLTAAMATSVAYGVLLIAAFKGFSQFGFMGGIGMLICWACCFALVPALLAFSERIRPFVTKFTNEQVSDGYLGSRQIAELCERHPKPIIWTAVALTVVAVLFTARLLADPFEYDFGKLRAQMWTAPEINGAIQARTIAFGSGGSAPQVVLTDSAEQSADVAAAYEKKRESDTSTIDRVWWLGSLVPEEQEDKLKVIERIKKRIDTQPIGWMSQSQREKIEEIRETLNLKPICEDQFAVNGSAQDTSAEDCERVPEKQLLKLREKDGTLGRVVLVYPKPDLRMND, from the coding sequence ATGACCCGCTCCAACGAGGACAATTCATCCTGGCGGCTGCGCCTGCGAGAATTGCTCGTCCGATGGGTGGGCTGGTCCCACGATCACTACGCCATCGTCATTGCCGTGGTCTTCGCCCTCACGGCGCTCAGCAGTTACTACACCTATCTTCTCTTCCAGGACGTGCGCACCGACTTTGCCACGCTCCTTCCCGATTCCGATCGCAGCAAGCAGGACTTCGAGACGCTCAAACAGCGCTACGGCGGCGCGACGGAGATGCAGCTCGTCGTCGGCGGCGAGGATTTCGAGAAGAACAAGGCCTTTGTCGAGCGCTTTGTTGCCGAGCTGGAAAAGCACAAGGACGAACTCTCCATTCGCGAGATCAAATATCGCCGCACTGCCGACGATCGCTTCTTTGACGAGCACAAGTTCCTCTACGTCGACCTTGCGGACCTCAAAGAGGTGGACAAGCGCCTGAAGCGCCGCATCACCTGGGAGAAGTGCAACAAGAGTCCGTTCTGTGTCTCGATCGACGACAAGCCCGAATTCACGACCGAGGACATCGAGGAAAAATACCGCCGGCGCTACAAGGGCTCGGCCCACAACGTCCAGTTCGAGGTCATGGTCCCGCTGGGGGTCATGGTGGAGATGGGCGAGCGCAACGAGGAAATCATGGCGTGGGAGCGCTGCGAGGAGAGCCCCTGGTGCTTCCATTTCAGCGAGAAACCCGCCCCCGTCGACGAGATCTTCGAGAGCTACAACGCCACCATCGACATGAGTCAGCCGCGAAACCGCGACGACTACATCACCAACCGGGCAGGGACCTTCCTGGGGATCAGCGTGGAGGTGGCCGTCAGCGGCGGTTCGCTCTCGTTCACCGACCGCTTTGAATCAAGGGTGCAGGAAATCTTCGATTCCCTCGAGCCCGGGCAGATGGAACTCTACCAGTGGGGCGGTCTGTACTCGCGGCGCTTCCAGTACCGGCTGATCATCGAAGAGGCGGTGCAGACCGCAGGGCTCACGATATTCCTGGTATGCCTGGTGATCTTTCTGTATTTCCGCCGTTTCCGTCCCGTGGTGTTCATGGGAATCTCCGTGCTGGTGGCGATCAGTTGGACCTTTGCCATCACGTATTTTCACATCGGGTATCTCAACCAGCAGACGGCCTTCCTGGGCTCCATCATCATCGGCAACGGGATCAACTTCTCGCTGATCTTCATGGCGAGATATCTCGAAGAACGGCGCAGCGGGAAGGACCCGCGCGAGTCGCTCCTCGTTGCCACGGAAAATACCGCCGGTGCGACGCTCACGGCGGCCATGGCGACTTCGGTGGCCTACGGCGTGCTGCTCATCGCCGCGTTCAAGGGCTTCTCCCAGTTCGGTTTCATGGGCGGCATCGGCATGCTCATCTGCTGGGCGTGCTGCTTTGCGCTGGTGCCGGCACTGCTGGCCTTTTCCGAGCGCATCCGCCCCTTCGTTACCAAGTTCACCAACGAGCAGGTCAGCGACGGCTACCTGGGCAGCCGCCAAATAGCCGAGCTCTGCGAGCGCCACCCCAAGCCGATCATCTGGACGGCGGTCGCGCTCACGGTGGTGGCGGTGCTGTTCACCGCGCGGTTGCTGGCCGATCCCTTTGAATACGATTTTGGCAAGCTGCGCGCCCAGATGTGGACCGCGCCGGAGATCAACGGGGCCATTCAGGCTCGCACGATCGCCTTCGGCTCGGGCGGCAGCGCGCCCCAGGTGGTGCTCACCGATTCGGCGGAGCAGAGCGCCGATGTGGCGGCCGCCTACGAGAAAAAACGTGAGAGCGATACCAGCACCATCGACCGCGTGTGGTGGCTGGGCTCGCTGGTGCCCGAAGAGCAGGAAGACAAACTCAAGGTCATCGAGCGCATCAAGAAGCGCATCGACACCCAGCCCATCGGCTGGATGAGCCAGAGCCAGCGCGAGAAGATCGAAGAGATTCGCGAAACCCTCAACCTCAAACCCATCTGCGAGGACCAGTTTGCGGTGAATGGCAGTGCGCAGGACACTTCGGCTGAAGACTGCGAGCGCGTTCCCGAAAAGCAGCTTCTCAAGCTCAGGGAAAAGGACGGGACGCTCGGCCGCGTGGTGCTGGTCTATCCCAAGCCCGACCTGCGCATGAACGACG
- the glpK gene encoding glycerol kinase GlpK, translating to MEVLLSIDQGTTGTTVLALTEDLRVLGRTNIEFKQIYPRPGWVEHDPMEIWDSVVKASRTVINQLPSGARVDGIGITNQRETVVLWDRKTLEPVCNAIVWQDRRTAPDCERLRAAGHEKDIRRISGLLLDPYFSGTKVAWLLKNDSTLAKRAREGHIAFGTIDSWLIAKLTNGESHVTDYTNASRTLFFNIRKLAWDTDLLKLFKIPATILPEARPNVSDFGWTKGAGFVKDGTPITGVAGDQQSALFGQACFEVGAAKSTYGTGAFVLMNTGDKPIRSKSRMLTTVAWNLDGKKTTYALEGSAFIAGGAVQWIRDGLGLINAAREIEALANEVPDSGEVVFVPALSGLGAPHWNPDARGLICGITGGTTRAHIARATLEGIAFQVADLLTAMEADSKIKLKEIKVDGGACANNLLMQFQSDIVGRKVVRPEMIETTALGAAFLAGIGIGMWKDTSAVKKLWKQDKVFTPKFSARERNTRLERWHNAARRA from the coding sequence ATGGAAGTATTGCTGTCCATTGATCAGGGCACGACCGGCACGACCGTGCTCGCACTGACCGAGGACCTTCGGGTTCTGGGTCGCACCAACATCGAGTTCAAACAGATCTATCCGCGTCCGGGCTGGGTCGAACACGATCCCATGGAAATCTGGGATTCGGTCGTCAAGGCAAGCCGCACGGTGATCAACCAGCTTCCCTCGGGTGCCCGCGTCGATGGCATCGGCATCACCAACCAGCGCGAGACCGTGGTCCTGTGGGACCGCAAGACGCTTGAACCCGTCTGCAATGCCATCGTCTGGCAGGACCGGCGCACCGCGCCCGATTGCGAGCGCCTGCGCGCGGCCGGGCACGAAAAAGACATCCGCCGCATCTCGGGCCTGCTGCTCGATCCCTATTTCTCGGGAACCAAGGTGGCCTGGCTGCTCAAGAACGACTCGACGCTTGCCAAGCGCGCCCGCGAGGGGCACATCGCCTTCGGAACGATCGACTCGTGGCTCATCGCCAAACTCACCAATGGCGAATCCCATGTGACCGACTACACCAATGCGTCCAGGACGCTGTTCTTCAACATCCGCAAGCTGGCCTGGGACACCGATCTGCTCAAGCTCTTCAAGATCCCGGCCACCATCCTGCCCGAGGCACGCCCCAACGTGAGCGACTTCGGCTGGACAAAGGGCGCGGGCTTCGTCAAGGACGGCACGCCCATTACCGGCGTCGCGGGCGACCAGCAGTCGGCCCTCTTCGGGCAGGCCTGCTTTGAGGTCGGCGCGGCCAAGAGCACCTACGGCACCGGCGCCTTCGTGCTGATGAACACGGGCGACAAGCCCATTCGCAGCAAGTCCCGCATGCTCACCACCGTGGCGTGGAATCTCGACGGCAAGAAGACGACCTACGCCCTCGAAGGCTCGGCCTTCATCGCCGGCGGCGCGGTGCAGTGGATTCGCGACGGCCTGGGCCTGATCAATGCCGCGCGCGAGATCGAGGCGCTCGCCAACGAAGTGCCCGACTCGGGTGAGGTGGTCTTTGTCCCCGCCCTCTCGGGCCTTGGCGCCCCTCACTGGAATCCCGACGCCCGCGGCCTGATCTGCGGAATCACCGGCGGCACCACCCGCGCGCACATCGCGCGCGCCACCCTCGAGGGCATCGCCTTCCAGGTGGCCGACCTGCTCACCGCCATGGAGGCCGACTCCAAGATCAAGCTCAAGGAGATCAAGGTCGATGGCGGCGCATGCGCGAACAACCTGCTCATGCAGTTCCAGTCCGACATCGTCGGTCGCAAGGTCGTGCGCCCCGAAATGATCGAGACCACGGCGCTGGGCGCCGCCTTCCTGGCGGGCATCGGCATCGGCATGTGGAAGGACACCAGCGCGGTCAAGAAGCTCTGGAAGCAGGACAAGGTGTTTACGCCCAAGTTCTCCGCCAGAGAGCGCAACACGCGCCTGGAACGCTGGCACAACGCGGCCAGGCGCGCCTAG
- a CDS encoding response regulator yields MPLPSQNMPTAYCPACDADVEVFIILDKGSEVMNCARCSRKLIPGMTREDYQSLPAQKRAAADAAAAAAAAEEHDKEDEFLAELASVMDTPAQAEAVEELQPVEAEVYYDGALGTVLVADDEKLVRSVIGEIFLDQGVASEIVYCGNGGEVVKEFTKLAGQPVGLLVLDLEMPILNGLQTAMAVRKLEQARSLSPVPILFFSGRKREKRLDEAMRKLGPSMYMFKGGDHTDTDPRHVLAGRVRKVVKLLMREMQR; encoded by the coding sequence ATGCCTTTGCCTTCCCAGAACATGCCCACGGCCTATTGTCCCGCCTGCGACGCCGACGTGGAGGTCTTCATCATCCTCGACAAGGGCTCGGAGGTGATGAATTGCGCGCGCTGCTCCCGCAAGCTCATCCCCGGCATGACCCGGGAGGATTACCAGAGCCTGCCCGCCCAGAAACGGGCGGCTGCCGACGCAGCAGCCGCCGCGGCCGCGGCCGAAGAACACGACAAGGAAGACGAATTCCTGGCCGAGCTGGCCTCGGTCATGGACACCCCTGCCCAGGCCGAAGCAGTCGAGGAGCTCCAGCCCGTCGAGGCGGAGGTCTACTACGACGGCGCGCTGGGCACCGTGCTGGTGGCCGACGATGAGAAGCTCGTGCGCAGCGTCATCGGCGAGATCTTTCTCGACCAGGGCGTCGCCAGCGAGATCGTCTACTGCGGCAACGGCGGCGAGGTGGTCAAGGAATTTACCAAGCTCGCAGGCCAACCCGTGGGCCTGCTCGTGCTCGATCTTGAAATGCCGATTCTCAACGGCCTGCAGACGGCCATGGCTGTGCGCAAGCTCGAACAGGCCAGGTCGCTGAGCCCCGTGCCCATTCTCTTTTTCTCCGGGCGCAAGCGTGAAAAGCGCCTCGACGAGGCCATGCGCAAGCTCGGCCCCTCGATGTACATGTTCAAGGGCGGCGACCACACCGACACCGATCCCCGGCACGTTCTTGCCGGCCGCGTGCGCAAGGTGGTCAAGCTGCTCATGCGCGAGATGCAACGGTGA
- a CDS encoding inositol phosphorylceramide synthase has protein sequence MLHYFRDFKRLSFKQIVIVWVVLFVFLVGGGMVLDAFRPDHLLFIFTLGIMASLLLGKSRSRQFLKDWTPWFAFWLAYDMLRGVADQVRQINIQNVYDFEHALFGWAFPSSAFSQDVWDRVFVKSHQWVGYLQEHMVPPLWFQGFKIAHEGAWYVATLDAITGTFYSIHFFIPWILAALFWGVRNDRKMFFRYTYAIAILNALALITFVIFPAAPPWYVLGYGFHQPGNEFLVQGAAGGMVKLDRLLGIEFFAKVWTNMNPNRFAAVPSLHGGHSLIVAIFATIGLKHWGKKRYLFWIYPVGMWFSAFYLNHHYIIDPLLASVYIGIGILITEKLVYPHWIRKYLLDREELSPEEQAQLPPLPEPPDHDENAPPTPEGA, from the coding sequence GTGCTCCACTACTTCCGAGACTTCAAACGCCTGAGCTTCAAGCAGATTGTCATTGTCTGGGTCGTGCTGTTCGTCTTTTTGGTGGGCGGCGGCATGGTGCTCGATGCCTTCCGGCCCGACCATCTGCTCTTCATCTTCACCCTGGGCATCATGGCCAGCCTGCTGCTCGGCAAGAGCCGCTCGCGCCAGTTCCTCAAGGACTGGACGCCGTGGTTTGCCTTCTGGCTGGCCTACGACATGCTGCGCGGCGTGGCCGACCAGGTCCGCCAGATCAACATCCAGAACGTCTACGACTTCGAGCACGCCCTCTTTGGCTGGGCCTTCCCCAGCAGCGCCTTCTCCCAGGACGTGTGGGACCGCGTGTTCGTGAAATCCCACCAGTGGGTGGGCTACCTGCAGGAACACATGGTTCCGCCGCTGTGGTTCCAGGGATTCAAGATCGCCCACGAGGGCGCCTGGTATGTGGCCACCCTCGACGCGATCACCGGCACCTTCTACAGCATCCACTTCTTCATCCCGTGGATCCTGGCCGCGCTGTTCTGGGGCGTGCGCAATGATCGCAAGATGTTCTTCCGCTACACCTACGCCATTGCGATTCTCAATGCCCTGGCACTGATTACCTTCGTGATCTTTCCGGCAGCGCCGCCCTGGTATGTGCTGGGTTACGGATTCCATCAGCCCGGCAATGAGTTCCTCGTGCAGGGCGCGGCCGGCGGCATGGTCAAGCTCGACCGCCTGTTGGGCATCGAGTTCTTCGCCAAGGTCTGGACCAACATGAATCCCAACCGCTTCGCGGCGGTCCCCTCGCTCCACGGCGGGCACTCGCTCATCGTTGCGATCTTCGCCACCATCGGCCTCAAGCACTGGGGCAAGAAGCGCTACCTGTTCTGGATCTACCCGGTGGGCATGTGGTTCTCGGCCTTCTACCTGAACCACCACTACATCATCGATCCCCTGCTGGCGAGCGTGTACATCGGGATCGGCATCCTGATTACCGAAAAGCTCGTCTACCCCCACTGGATTCGCAAATACCTGCTCGATCGCGAGGAACTCTCCCCCGAAGAACAGGCCCAACTACCCCCGCTGCCCGAACCGCCCGACCACGACGAGAACGCCCCGCCCACGCCCGAAGGGGCGTGA